In Podospora pseudoanserina strain CBS 124.78 chromosome 5, whole genome shotgun sequence, a single window of DNA contains:
- a CDS encoding hypothetical protein (EggNog:ENOG503NXGE) encodes MSDLLPPRATPIPSTGSQLPPRAFRTPLCPALQQRRKISSKFIPIKGMVHGPPSKGWELQPGHDTSLGFDQETRAWLEELYQAWASNAPISTFSSIRDGLVDQCDHLDTRISTFCSVARIVSSHRSQANREPEWKELLALSHLADRNKREEATKKKRKRAYNENNRLRNLAFIVALWSPDVVFHYAWNCASQVQMNMLRASATSYPDFFNEFLPRLNAVLLQRHRQALLGGRLKTLNEAPLQPHRDFDLITLASTTVDGKMEDLWVASQDGRVAVDAQATVFLRDIRPGHYAAHLLRRDRFGVLAARGEACLPSSPRHQHTMPLRTSPAEVSTGDDDGPRDAQIAPAQDQLRDTQPSLDVSLNQLENFQEMSSAPSEAMPLFDSMWDWNSADLSYSIDMHDPMCWQSSALFLSPSAMNSFGQHQPLTITSEPTTPSFSSPSRIHSEPSPTSPQSSELEADLYTSAALYLGTAPITGKCLASLEETLHNQYYPTIMPYIDSMLAKEARQEPLETHQDQAPPLEAATKWASMWTQGNAVLPGRAASPMDADVLYLTSNEAIQAAKAHQVFEKPVIIKETFLDSGMHAMLDSLCLLKDELANSVHDRGTSNLRNMTHSHRPLLTMLPRFRLLDYLVERLRLRTSRSASACQQLGSPEVLPEIRTDFNAVTLPHVCFGPSFATMSGVWLRNLEGLKICIFASLSDTDTDPALKSLERSDTQRAFILEQDDILIIPPASRIVYTVYSPVQGIMEGGIFWDSLALSSLLDSTVWIQRRGPGVASKFDEAITFHSRQLLGLLEALRSLMDVHPHLFGDSIVPSLLESLDQALARSDHSREAQ; translated from the exons ATGTCGgacctccttcctccaagGGCTACACCcataccctcaacaggctCTCAGCTTCCTCCAAGGGCTTTCCGTACGCCTTTATGCCCAGCCCTACAGCAACGCCGCAAAATCTCATCGAAATTCATACCTATCAAGGGGATGGTGCACGGCCCACCGTCAAA GGGTTGGGAGCTTCAGCCTGGTCATGACACCAGCCTTGGGTTTGATCAGGAGACTCGAGCGTGGCTCGAGGAGCTGTATCAAGCATGGGCTAGCAACGCGCCCATCTCGACATTTTCAAGCATTCGCGACGGCCTTGTTGACCAATGTGACCACCTCGACACACGCATCTCTACGTTTTGCTCTGTGGCCAGGATCGTTTCTTCGCATCGATCACAGGCAAATAGAGAACCAGAGTGGAAAGAGCTGCTGGCTTTATCCCACCTGGCAGACAGAAACAAGCGTGAAGAGGCTACCAAAAAGAAGCGAAAACGGGCATACAATGAAAACAACCGTCTACGAAACCTCGCATTTATTGTTGCGCTCTGGTCTCCCGACGTGGTGTTTCACTATGCTTGGAATTGTGCTAGTCAGGTACAAATGAACATGCTCCGAGCGTCTGCAACAAGCTACCCCGACTTCTTCAACGAATTTTTGCCGCGCCTCAATGCTGTGTTATTACAGCGACATCGACAGGCGCTTCTTGGTGGCCGGTTAAAGACGTTGAACGAGGCTCCTCTGCAGCCCCATCGCGACTTTGATCTGATTACATTGGCTTCGACGACAGTTGATGGCAAAATGGAGGATCTGTGGGTAGCCAGTCAGGATGGCCGTGTCGCCGTGGACGCACAGGCGACAGTCTTCTTGCGTGACATCAGACCCGGTCACTATGCGGCCCATCTTTTGCGAAGGGACCGGTTCGGCGTTCTCGCTGCTCGGGGCGAAGCTTGCCTGCCATCTTCGCCAAGACACCAGCATACCATGCCGCTGAGAACCTCGCCTGCGGAAGTGAGTAcaggcgatgatgatggcccGAGAGATGCTCAGATAGCACCTGCACAAGACCAACTTCGGGACACACAGCCCAGCTTAGACGTGTCGCTGAATCAGCTAGAGAACTTCCAGGAGATGTCCTCCGCGCCTTCAGAAGCGATGCCACTCTTTGACTCGATGTGGGACTGGAACAGCGCAGACCTGTCCTACAGCATCGATATGCACGATCCCATGTGTTGGCAATCTTCAGCCTTGTTCCTTTCGCCCTCAGCGATGAACTCCTTTGGGCAACATCAACCTTTGACCATAACATCAgaacccacaacccccaGCTTTTCAAGCCCATCCCGAATCCATTCGGAACCTagcccaacctcaccacaaTCCAGCGAGTTGGAAGCCGACCTGTACACCTCAGCAGCTCTATATCTTGGAACGGCTCCAATCACAGGAAAATGCTTGGCCAGCCTGGAGGAAACGCTTCATAACCAATATTACCCTACAATTATGCCTTATATCGACAGCATGCTTGCAAAGGAGGCCCGGCAGGAGCCCCTTGAAACCCACCAAGACCAGGCACCACCGCTGGAGGCAGCCACAAAATGGGCCTCAATGTGGACGCAAGGCAATGCGGTCCTGCCCGGTCGTGCTGCATCTCCCATGGATGCTGATGTGCTCTATCTCACCTCCAACGAAGCTATCCAGGCCGCTAAAGCACACCAAGTGTTCGAAAAGCCAGTGATCATCAAGGAAACCTTTCTAGATTCTGGTATGCACGCGATGCTTGATTCTTTGTGTTTATTGAAGGATGAACTTGCCAACTCTGTTCACGATCGAGGCACCTCCAATCTCAGAAACATGACCCACTCGCATCGACCTTTATTGACCATGCTTCCACGTTTCCGTCTACTAGACTATCTGGTAGAGCGACTCAGACTACGCACTAGCAGGAGTGCCAGTGCATGCCAACAACTTGGAAGCCCCGAGGTTTTGCCTGAGATCAGAACCGACTTCAACGCCGTCACCCTTCCCCATGTCTGCTTTGGGCCATCCTTTGCCACCATGAGTGGGGTTTGGTTGCGTAATCTTGAGGGTCTCAAAATTTGCATCTTTGCCTCTCTTTCTGACACTGATACGGACCCTGCGCTGAAGAGTCTTGAGAGAAGTGATACACAAAGGGCTTTTATTTTGGAGCAAGACGATATACTCATCATACCCCCTGCTTCGAGAATAGTTTACACCGTTTATTCCCCTGTTCAGGGTATCATGGAAGGGGGTATATTTTGGGATAGTCTTGCTCTCAGTAGTCTTTTGGACAGCACAGTGTGGATCCAAAGACGTGGACCAGGGGTGGCGTCAAAGTTCGATGAAGCCATCACATTCCACTCTCGACAGCTGCTAGGACTGTTAGAAGCGTTGAGGTCTCTTATGGACGTACATCCCCATTTGTTCGGGGACAGCATTGTACCCAGTCTGTTGGAGAGTTTGGACCAGGCTTTGGCTAGATCTGATCACAGTAGGGAGGCTCAATAA
- a CDS encoding hypothetical protein (COG:J; EggNog:ENOG503P07P), with product MLNARQMSSQLAPFHLSNDDTDTRSLDVRVHNSPILSDDSNSVAVLFRCANGHFLQATVESKNGLDNGVFDTVSFLTPESLVRVTARSVAHDTDFDITPIELCDIHYLSAAKTPGAYSNVLHGASGEVLASIQSRTKLIEERLDNRLLDARVPATAAIFKLFSGVHELAVEYLKLHDFYHVPTPALVGYEFPGEEDDLFTVPYFGRTARLAPTGEIHLGMALSADLERVYDFHTVFRREPVSDGRHLTEFTMLELVFNLQHSWIEILDFADSLLVSLLHSLQSQDKYTALTNTAKRLYPLAGTFKLGLGKSGKLPRIRFNEAKTLLRDFIGIESDDDKDFTRSEEAALGRFLASEESHVSPPTDVFFITHFPKHLRSCNIYPSDEQDDTTQSFDVILRGQECVTGCRLLHSAEDLAAAFANRPHPIEPETPEWRPYMTAHEIGMPPWGGFGLGINRLVQGFLGLEDIRETVLFPRDAARLLP from the exons ATGCTTAATGCTAGGCAGATGTCATCCCAACTTGCACCATTTCACCTGTCGAAcgacgacaccgacaccagGTCTTTGGATGTCCGCGTTCACAACAGCCCAATTCTATCCGATGACAGCAATTCAGTTGCGGTGTTGTTCAGATGCGCCAATGGGCATTTTCTTCAAGCTACAGTGGAATCAAAAAATGGCCTTGACAATGGTGTCTTCGATACCGTCAGCTTTCTAACGCCAGAGTCACTTGTTCGGGTTACCGCTCGATCGGTGGCTCATGACACTGACTTTGACATCACTCCAATCGAGCTCTGCGATATCCACTACCTGTCGGCCGCCAAGACTCCAGGTGCTTATAGCAATGTCCTTCATGGAGCTTCAGGGGAAGTTCTAGCTTCGATCCAATCTCGTACGAAGTTAATCGAAGAGAGACTCGACAACAGACTCCTGGATGCTCGTGTTCctgcaacagcagcaatcTTCAAGCTTTTCTCGGGGGTCCATGAGCTGGCAGTGGAATACCTCAAGCTCCATGACTTTTACCACGTCCCAACCCCTGCACTTGTTGGCTACGAATTCccaggagaggaggacgactTGTTTACAGTTCCATACTTCGGCAGGACAGCCAGATTGGCGCCAACAGGTGAGATACACCTTGGAATGGCACTTTCAGCCGACCTGGAGCGCGTCTACGACTTTCACACAGTTTTTCGGAGGGAGCCCGTTTCTGATGGCAGACATCTCACGGAG TTCACCATGCTGGAACTTGTATTCAATCTTCAGCATAGCTGGATAGAGATCCTCGATTTTGCTGATAGTCTACTGGTATCACTTCTACACTCTTTGCAGAGTCAGGACAAATACACTGcgctcaccaacaccgcaaAACGACTCTACCCCCTAGCTGGCACTTTCAAGCTAGGTCTTGGGAAGAGTGGAAAGCTCCCACGCATCCGTTTCAATGAAGCCAAAACTCTTCTGAGAGACTTTATAGGTATTGAGTCCGACGATGACAAAGACTTCACTAGGAGCGAAGAAGCAGCACTCGGCAGATTCCTCGCCAGCGAAGAATCCCACGTCAGCCCTCCAACCGATGTTTTCTTCATCACTCACTTCCCGAAACATTTGAGGTCCTGCAATATCTATCCCTCTGATGAACAGGATGACACAACCCAATCTTTCGATGTCATTCTCAGAGGACAGGAATGTGTTACTGGATGCCGACTACTCCACAGCGCTGAAGACCTAGCAGCCGCATTTGCCAACCGACCTCATCCGATTGAGCCGGAAACGCCGGAATGGAGGCCGTACATGACAGCCCACGAAATTGGCATGCCTCCTTGGGGAGGCTTCGGGT TGGGTATTAACCGTCTTGTACAGGGtttcttgggcttggaagaCATTCGCGAGACGGTGTTATTTCCTCGTGATGCTGCCCGTCTTTTACCCTAA
- a CDS encoding hypothetical protein (EggNog:ENOG503NU0V; COG:U), translated as MATKTTTVTELHTISFDPSTTNSGATSRKSQSRDATVVASDSEPEASPISPKSRPALLPKGRAIIVTTQLCGLLFFSSFCNGIIVIALPAMHSELGLQESLLVWPTSSYYLTAGSCLLLAGSIADVVGVKKVNLVGSFLSSIFALACGLAQTEGQIIAFRALQGITNAIIAPSAISIISNSVAEGRPRNMGFACLGFSQPLGFSLGLVLTGVMTDTVGWRPAFYLVAACSIVLFTIGIWSLPQDIHSSGSQSVLRRLGGEIDWIGVGLASMGLAMFSYVLASLSANIQDIRQAVTIVLLVISVFSVPSFVGWMHYQTRKNRTALIPNSLWRSGVFTSACVMVMLTNALINCMELYSSLFFQTIQGQSALTASLQVLPSLVAGIITSILTGIFVNRMPVFWTVLITTIVSTVSALLMALVRTDQVYWENAFVAQILSPISCDLLFTVGLLIISDVFPKHMQALGGAVFNTCAQLGVAIGLSVTQVVASSVTNNSQFDNKSSPEALMEGYRVAFWIMFGWMVFVCGVCAVGLRRVGAIGVKRD; from the exons ATGGCGACCAAAACGACCACCGTGACCGAGTTGCACACCATCTCGttcgacccctccaccacaaacTCGGGCGCGACTTCACGGAAAAGCCAGAGCCGCGATGCAACAGTCGTGGCTTCTGATTCAGAACCAGAGGCATCTCCAATCTCGCCCAAGTCAAGGCCGGCTCTGCTGCCCAAAGGCCGCGCCATCATCGTGACCACCCAGCTTTGTGGCCTGCTGTTCTTCAGCAGCTTCTGCAATggcatcatcgtcatcgctcTACCTGCCATGCACTCGGAGCTGGGTCTACAGGAGAGCCTCTTGGTTTGGCCCACCTCGAGTTACTATCTCACGGCCGGTTcctgtttgttgctggccGGCTCCATCGCCGATGTTGTCGGTGTGAAAAAGGTCAACCTCGTTGGCTCTTTCCTCAGTTCCATCTTTGCTCTGGCCTGCGGTCTGGCACAAACTGAAGGTCAAATAATAGCATTCCGGGCCCTTCAGGGCATCACAAACGCCATCATTGCCCCCTCAGCAatatccatcatctccaataGTGTGGCCGAGGGCCGGCCGCGGAACATGGGGTTTGCATGCCTCGGATTCAGCCAGCCGCTCGGGTTCAGTCTTGGCTTGGTGCTCACGGGGGTCATGACAGACACGGTGGGGTGGCGGCCAGCCTTCTACCTTGTAGCCGCCTGCAGCATAGTTTTGTTTACCATTGGGATATGGTCACTTCCGCAAGACATTCACTCATCCGGTAGCCAATCCGTTCTGAGGCGGCTCGGAGGTGAGATCGACTGGATCGGAGTAGGCTTGGCCAGCATGGGGCTGGCCATGTTTTCATACGTTTTAGC ATCCCTGTCTGCCAACATTCAGGACATTCGTCAGGCTGTCACCATCGTTTTGCTCGTAATTTCTGTCTTTTCTGTTCCATCTTTTGTGGGGTGGATGCACTACCAGACCAGGAAGAACCGCACAGCACTGATCCCGAACTCTCTCTGGCGAAGCGGTGTGTTTACGAGCGCCTGCGTCATGGTTATGCTGACCAACGCTTTGATCAACTGCATGGAGTTGTATAGCAGTCTATT CTTCCAAACCATTCAGGGACAGTCTGCTCTGACGGCGTCCCTTCAAGTGCTTCCCTCTTTGGTAGCCGGGATTATCACCAGCATTCTCACGGGCATATTTGTCAACCGCATGCCTGTATTCTGGACCGTCCTCATCACTACAATCGTCAGCACTGTTTCGGCCTTGTTGATGGCCCTGGTCCGTACCGACCAAGTATATTGGGAGAACGCCTTTGTTGCGCAGATCCTCTCACCCATCAGCTGTGACCTTCTCTTTACAGTTGGCCTCCTGATCATTTCGGATGTTTTCCCGAAGCACATGCAGGCTTTAGGCGGCGCAGTGTTCAACACGTGTGCTCAGCTTGGGGTCGCCATTGGGCTAAGTGTGACGCAGGTCGTTGCCTCATCGGTCACAAACAACTCGCAATTTGACAACAAATCATCCCCCGAAGCCCTTATGGAGGGATATAGGGTAGCTTTTTGGATCATGTTTGGTTGGatggtgtttgtttgtggggTATGCGCTGTTGGATTGAGACGAGTGGGTGCAATTGGTGTCAAGCGTGACTGA
- a CDS encoding hypothetical protein (EggNog:ENOG503P1X9), translating into MSNSGAWGEAPLGVNLAENQNGDIIGSVVGIMVLGLSSVVLRLFTRLINKGPGLAADDYVILFAAVMGIGTAVCCLISVPWGGGKHLWVVTHEEFTKLYQTTYAFVIVYITCISATKVSILLFYRRVFGTNVIWYIVFGFTCAHWAEVTITWLAGCRPIDYYWRQYTDPTATGSCIDAPLFYFCNGIIGLVIDVAILLVPIPTVWKLNMPTTKKVFVGGILLLGSFVCVASAIRIVMMDQLVKSPDFTWAMSKVFIWSCCEPFIGIVCACLPTYAPLVRRWWRGELSGYPDTPKVYMSDKPSPSKAGHKISGRKHHGGLDATLRGDDEIELTVDISGEPGHHLPGHQRQGDSRDSSKTCVNGKSSPEDSYQNEIMVRKDFSWSSSV; encoded by the exons ATGTCGAACTCGGGAGCGTGGGGCGAGGCGCCGCTCGGCGTGAACCTGGCGGAAAATCAGAACGGGGATATTATCGGCTCAGTCGTCGGCATCATGGTCCTCGGGCTCAGCTCCGTCGTTTTGCGGCTTTTTACACGGCTGATAAACAAGGGGCCGGGTCTGGCTGCCGACGACTATGTTATTCTTTTTGCAGCG GTTATGGGCATTGGAACGGCGGTGTGTTGCCTCATCAGTGTTCCCTGGGGTGGCGGAAAGCATCTTTGGGTGGTCACCCATGAGGAGTTCACCAAGCTGTACCAAACCACCTACGCCTTCGTCATCGTTTACATCACTTGCATCTCGGCAACCAAAGTCTCCATCTTGCTATTTTACCGCCGTGTGTTTGGGACAAACGTGATTTGGTACATCGTCTTTGGCTTCACCTGTGCCCATTGGGCAGAAGTGACCATCACATGGCTCGCAGGGTGCAGGCCCATCGACTACTACTGGCGTCAGTATACCGACCCAACGGCCACGGGATCATGTATCGACGCACCGTTGTTTTACTTTTGCAACGGCATCATCGGATTGGTGATTGATGTGGCCATTCTTTTGGTGCCGATTCCCACAG TTTGGAAGCTCAacatgcccaccaccaaaaaggtGTTTGTAGGCGGaatccttctcctcggcagctT TGTGTGCGTGGCCTCGGCCATCCGAATCGTCATGATGGACCAGCTCGTCAAGTCCCCAGACTTCACGTGGGCCATGTCCAAAGTCTTCATCTGGTCCTGCTGCGAGCCATTCATCGGCATTGTCTGCGCTTGCCTCCCCACCTATGCACCCTTGGTCAGAcgctggtggaggggtgaGCTGTCGGGATACCCGGACACGCCCAAAGTGTACATGTCGGATAAGCCCAGTCCGTCCAAGGCTGGCCACAAGATCAGCGGTAGGAAGCACCACGGGGGGCTGGATGCAACTCTGCGAGGGGACGACGAAATCGAACTGACGGTGGACATCTCGGGCGAGCCGGGGCATCATCTACCGGGACACCAGCGACAGGGTGACTCGAGAGACTCGTCAAAGACTTGTGTAAACGGGAAGAGTAGTCCAGAGGACTCATATCAGAACGAGATCATGGTGAGGAAGGATTTTTCATGGAGCAGCAGTGTCTAA
- a CDS encoding hypothetical protein (EggNog:ENOG503P31R) produces the protein MTFKMAIDTPTSSTKTLELEVVRYEQLRRNDNAEVRKLAQALSDQGMLFLDLQGSTAKQFLKDLQTVIQHQRAFFEQPQEEKSKYHTGIRYNGFYTSPIGVEKIHLGRKEQMAGDRSQLPEALQLVADKVENVSSFIDKILREIGMTLASSMDERFPASLQDATRPGQSHLTLGISKARAGTPLMDGHTDDGFLTLTFYDEPFLEVLDRSTNEWKLVEVNRNMPILNVAAQSAKNSGGRLYNPWHRVKMGENEINLVMFDLFEDSN, from the exons ATGACTTTCAAAATGGCCATTGATACACCCACTTCCTCAACCAAGACCCTCGAGCTTGAGGTTGTTAGATACGAGCAGCTCAGGCGCAACGACAACGCCGAGGTGAGGAAGCTAGCCCAGGCCTTGTCTGACCAGGGAATGCTGTTCTTGGACCTCCAGGGATCCACGGCAAAGCAATTCCTGAAAGACCTGCAAACCGTGATACAGCATCAACGAGCCTTTTTTGAACAGccgcaggaggagaagtCCAAATATCACACGGGTATTCGATACAACGG ATTTTACACTTCTCCCATTGGTGTCGAAAAGATTCACCTTGGTCGCAAGGAGCAAATGGCAGGGGACCGGTCTCAACTTCCCGAAGCACTTCAGCTGGTGGCAGACAAGGTCGAAAATGTCTCTTCGTTCATCGATAAGATACTCCGCGAGATTGGCATGACGTTGGCAAGCTCGATGGATGAACGATTCCCGGCCAGTTTGCAGGACGCCACCAGACCCGGCCAAAGTCATCTAACATTGGGCATCTCAAAGGCACGTGCCGGGACACCTCTAATGGACGGCCACACCGATGACGGTTTCCTCACTCTCACGTTCTATGACGAGCCCTTTCTCGAAGTCTTGGATAGGTCTACAAACGAGTGGAAGTTGGTTGAGGTGAATCGCAACATGCCAATTCTGAATGTAGCTGCCCAGTCGGCAAAGAACTCGGGAGGTCGGCTGTACAACCCCTGGCATagggtgaagatgggggaGAACGAGATAAACTTGGTCATGTTTGATCTGTTTGAAGATTCAAATTAG
- a CDS encoding hypothetical protein (COG:Q; EggNog:ENOG503P47N), whose amino-acid sequence MSPGRTLLVLGSGPGIGRSVATLFASKRYNNVVLIARRAEQLEQEKKAVLNTVSSQINVRTYAVDVTHTHSLLQALDDADAAFGKPDVVFYNAARVLPSALLTHPLEDVEYDFKINVSALYIVSQRYIPHLVSLAKADASSRPALIVTSSALPYHPIPQLFNLSLAKAAQRNLVQSLNLSYTPEGVHIGVINVAGQVAPEDEVRNPTRIAAKTWEWFQGAKDKPNFEVVI is encoded by the exons ATGTCTCCTGGCAGAACTCTCCTCGTGCTTGGCTCTGGGCCTGGTATTGGCCGGTCGGTGGCCACGCTGTTTGCCTCGAAGCGGTACAACAATGTGGTCCTGATTGCCAGACGCGCCGAGCAACTcgaacaagagaaaaaagccGTCCTGAACACTGTCAGCAGCCAGATAAATGTGAGGACATACGCGGTCGATGTCACACACAcgcactccctcctccaagcacTCGACGACGCCGATGCCGCCTTTGGCAAGCCTGATGTGGTGTTTTATAACGCCGCTCGTGTTCTCCCATCGGCGCTATTGACCCATCCCCTCGAGGATGTCGAGTACGACTTCAAG ATCAATGTCAGCGCTCTGTACATTGTCTCACAGCGGTATATACCACACCTTGTGTCGCTGGCCAAAGCGGATGCTTCAAGCCGGCCTGCGCTCATCGTGACGAGCTCTGCCCTGCCGTATCACCCAATCCCTCAGCTCTTCAACCTGTCCTTGGCCAAGGCCGCTCAGAGGAATCTTGTGCAAAGCTTGAATCTGTCGTATACACCCGAGGGCGTGCATATTGGTGTGATCAACGTTGCTGGTCAGGTTGCGCCGGAGGACGAAGTGAGAAATCCGACTCGCATCGCGGCCAAGACCTGGGAGTGGTTTCAGGGAGCAAAGGACAAGCCGAATTTTGAAGTCGTGATTTAG
- a CDS encoding hypothetical protein (COG:S; EggNog:ENOG503NXK2): MTPLSEFIFLSVLGSIFTLIVSTPWRPWLMKRLSQHTIPSFNLFKGFTRSGIVFSDSTNTYNSTCAFNKQKLDTIHDLSDCHEVASSFSTLVQQDGAGCWPPRSNHNEKIWPACLQAYKDIYHEMAPLLPAENASLDDNINERRIFEFRTRFAQLLSQKVDLAEVQRLLQAADAGRWDVFPRDAYNGFYCCVAWCRHAYRWASIPVVRLAQLEKSIALPMELVIPWNSMQSHFGLDSESGNNMSNLVLNFNPAGGYVLKINTGLSTLIQSSEEEFARIFQEVEVLGVPIYCSIVESIVTYARGDKESCLEHVRDIKGQLRPLLSSYYDRVHDAKIARSVWLSRVQGFYAWGVGHQNNTNGEWEKFDGLSGNQVLLFQALDAFLGLEAYLPRLIQERNVPLLQRRFCKVVKKHTFRGQLADEGVDGKIKKEFEDIVKRLRVFRSAHRTRAKVYLTQSAPERLPMTAGKSLLKDNMDQSLLFLDQFMVGRLQQTV, translated from the exons ATGACTCCGCTCTCAGAGTTTATCTTCCTCTCCGTTCTTGGGAGCATCTTTACGCTCATAGTGTCTACGCCATGGAGGCCATGGCTCATGAAGCGCCTGTCTCAGCACACCATTCCGTCCTTCAATCTTTTCAAAGGATTCACTCGATCGGGCATAGTCTTTTCAGATTCGACGAACACCTACAATTCAACATGCGCCTTCAATAAACAGAAGCTCGACACCATCCACGACCTGTCTGACTGCCACGAAGTCGCCTCATCATTCTCCACCCTTGTTCAACAGGATGGAGCTGGTTGCTGGCCTCCGAGATCCAATCACAATGAAAAGATATGGCCCGCATGCCTCCAGGCATATAAAGACATCTACCATGAGATGGCTCCCCTCCTACCAGCGGAGAATGCATCTCTtgacgacaacatcaacgaaAGGCGCATATTCGAGTTCAGGACACGCTTCGCTCAGCTTTTGAGTCAAAAGGTTGACCTGGCTGAAGTTCAGAGACTGCTACAAGCGGCCGATGCTGGAAGATGGGATGTCTTCCCCAGGGATGCTTACAATGGGTTCTACTGCTGTGTGGCTTGGTGTAGACATGCTTATAG ATGGGCAAGCATCCCAGTAGTCCGCCTCGCCCAACTCGAAAAGTCCATTGCCCTCCCCATGGAACTCGTCATACCCTGGAACTCCATGCAGTCGCACTTTGGTCTCGATTCCGAATCCGGAAACAACATGTCTAACCTGGttctcaacttcaacccaGCTGGAGGCTACGTCCTCAAGATCAATACCGGCCTCTCGACTCTTATTCAGTCCTCAGAGGAGGAATTCGCCCGCATCTTTCAGGAGGTCGAAGTGCTAGGTGTACCAATCTACTGCTCCATTGTCGAAAGTATCGTGACATACGCCCGGGGTGACAAGGAGTCTTGTCTCGAACATGTCCGTGACATCAAAGGCCAGCTACGCCCTTTGCTAAGCAGCTATTACGACCGAGTTCACGACGCCAAGATTGCGAGATCAGTGTGGCTGAGCCGCGTTCAAGGGTTTTATGCCTGGGGCGTGGGACACCAGAATAACACCAATGGAGAGTGGGAGAAGTTTGATGGGCTGAGTGGAAATCAGGTCTTGCTGTTCCAAGCCCTGGATGCGTTTTTGGGATTGGAGGCGTACCTGCCCAGGCTGATCCAGGAAAGAAATGTCCCTCTCTTGCAGAGAAGATTCTGCAAAGTGGTCAAGAAGCATACCTTTAGGGGCCAGTTGGcagatgagggggttgatggaaagatcaagaaggagttCGAGGATATTGTCAAAAGGCTGAGG GTCTTTCGATCTGCGCACCGTACCAGAGCCAAGGTGTATCTCACACAGTCCGCACCCGAGAGATTGCCCATGACAGCGGGCAAGTCGCTGCTCAAGGATAATATGGACCAGAGCTTACTGTTTTTGGATCAGTTCATGGTCGGCAGGTTGCAACAGACGGTATAG